A genomic segment from Deinococcus humi encodes:
- the recO gene encoding DNA repair protein RecO, whose protein sequence is MKSRTANRSGIVIRRRVLPSGDIIVTLLTPQGKLKAIARGGVRGPLASRLNLFHHVGVQTYQTPNNDLATVKQAVLEGALPTLAEPERHAFAHLMAEFADALFQEGEFSEQAFELFAAALRGVAHQPDPEWVALVMSYKLLGLAGIVPQTARCARCGSPDPEHPDPLGGQLLCAACASLSAYPPESLDFLRGVVRRTVRANMDTPVPPAERPALWRALERFVTVQVGGVHSWRQLVPSTPEMAATGAFH, encoded by the coding sequence ATGAAGAGTCGCACCGCCAACCGCAGCGGCATCGTGATCCGCCGCCGAGTCCTGCCGTCCGGCGACATTATCGTGACGCTGCTGACGCCGCAGGGCAAGCTCAAGGCCATTGCGCGCGGTGGGGTCCGCGGGCCGCTGGCGAGCCGCCTGAACCTGTTCCACCACGTCGGCGTGCAGACGTACCAGACCCCCAACAATGATCTGGCCACCGTCAAACAGGCCGTGCTGGAGGGCGCTTTGCCCACGCTGGCCGAGCCGGAGCGGCACGCCTTCGCGCACCTGATGGCCGAATTCGCCGACGCGCTGTTTCAGGAAGGAGAGTTCAGCGAACAGGCCTTTGAACTGTTCGCGGCGGCGCTGCGCGGCGTAGCACACCAGCCGGACCCAGAGTGGGTGGCGCTGGTCATGAGCTACAAACTGCTGGGACTGGCCGGCATTGTGCCGCAGACGGCCCGCTGCGCCCGCTGCGGCTCGCCGGACCCCGAGCACCCGGATCCGCTGGGTGGCCAGCTGCTGTGCGCGGCGTGTGCCAGCCTGAGTGCCTACCCGCCCGAATCGCTGGACTTCCTGCGCGGGGTGGTGCGCCGCACGGTGCGGGCCAACATGGACACGCCGGTGCCCCCTGCGGAGCGCCCGGCGCTGTGGCGCGCGCTGGAACGTTTCGTGACCGTGCAGGTGGGCGGCGTCCACAGCTGGCGGCAACTGGTCCCCAGCACGCCGGAGATGGCCGCCACCGGGGCCTTCCATTGA
- a CDS encoding Bax inhibitor-1/YccA family protein gives MQTYPMPQSQARTAEIVRTFMARTYSWMAAGLALTAGIAYLTAQNEAFAYQIMQIRMPLLLVQLGLVFGLSLFADRLNSAVAGMLFIAYAALTGLTFSALLFAYSPSAVISAFATTAGTFGAMSVVGYVIKKDLSAMGRFFMFALIGLIVAMIVNIFVASSALTFGISIIGVLLFAGLTAYDTQMLRNMALSGVSGEQAERAAINGALRLYLDFINMFLFILRLFGGSRN, from the coding sequence ATGCAGACCTATCCTATGCCCCAATCGCAGGCCCGAACGGCAGAAATTGTCCGCACGTTCATGGCCCGCACGTATTCCTGGATGGCCGCCGGACTGGCCCTGACAGCCGGAATCGCTTACCTCACTGCCCAGAACGAGGCTTTCGCCTACCAGATCATGCAGATTCGTATGCCTTTGCTGCTGGTGCAACTTGGTCTGGTCTTCGGTCTGAGCCTGTTTGCCGATCGCCTGAACAGCGCAGTGGCCGGCATGCTGTTCATCGCCTACGCCGCGCTGACCGGCCTGACCTTCAGCGCCCTCCTGTTCGCCTACAGCCCCAGCGCGGTGATCAGCGCCTTTGCCACCACCGCCGGCACCTTCGGCGCGATGAGCGTGGTGGGTTACGTGATCAAGAAGGACCTGAGCGCGATGGGCCGCTTCTTCATGTTTGCGCTGATCGGCCTGATCGTGGCCATGATCGTGAACATCTTTGTTGCCAGCAGCGCCCTGACTTTCGGGATCAGCATTATCGGCGTGCTGCTGTTCGCGGGCCTGACCGCCTACGACACGCAGATGCTACGCAATATGGCCCTGAGCGGCGTGAGCGGCGAGCAAGCCGAACGCGCCGCCATCAACGGTGCGCTGCGCCTGTACCTGGACTTCATCAACATGTTCCTGTTCATCCTGCGTCTGTTCGGCGGCAGCCGGAACTAA
- a CDS encoding polyprenyl synthetase family protein — protein sequence MTGVLALSVPDAAFETRLREVLRSRVEFIELIGDDLVAAGGKRIRPLLTLLSAQLLGASPARPGWSAVLDLAVCVELLHSASLLHDDLIDDADTRRGQQSAFRRFGNVVSVMSGDFMLARLLTLLAGMSGGPALVRAFGETAGVICEGEVLQFQVAAYQEYDLTHYLTVIHGKTAALTELATSAPATLLDSGARPHEALRTFGREYGLAFQLQDDLLDLAGTEAQIGKPVGGDLREGKATYPSLLLLDGPHGPEVRHILERRAAQDGDVERVRALALQTGVFERTREEIRRRAALAVDALQSFAPSEARHALEDLARREIERAR from the coding sequence ATGACCGGCGTGCTGGCCCTGAGCGTTCCCGATGCGGCTTTTGAGACGCGTCTGCGTGAGGTGCTGCGCTCGCGCGTAGAGTTCATTGAGCTGATTGGCGACGATCTGGTGGCCGCCGGCGGCAAGCGAATCCGGCCCCTGCTGACGCTGCTGTCGGCCCAACTGCTTGGGGCCTCGCCCGCCCGTCCCGGTTGGAGCGCCGTGCTTGATCTGGCGGTCTGCGTGGAACTGCTGCACTCGGCCTCGCTCCTGCACGATGACCTGATCGACGACGCCGACACCCGGCGTGGGCAGCAGTCGGCCTTCCGGCGCTTCGGCAACGTGGTCAGCGTCATGAGCGGCGACTTCATGCTGGCACGGTTACTCACGCTTCTCGCCGGGATGAGCGGCGGCCCGGCCCTGGTCCGCGCTTTCGGCGAGACAGCGGGCGTGATCTGCGAAGGCGAGGTGCTGCAATTCCAGGTGGCGGCCTACCAGGAATACGATCTCACCCATTACCTGACCGTGATTCATGGCAAGACAGCCGCCCTGACCGAACTGGCCACCAGCGCTCCGGCCACCCTGCTCGATTCAGGCGCTCGCCCGCACGAGGCGCTACGCACCTTCGGACGCGAGTACGGCTTGGCGTTTCAGTTGCAGGACGATCTGCTCGATCTGGCGGGAACAGAAGCGCAGATCGGCAAGCCGGTGGGCGGCGATCTGCGCGAGGGCAAGGCCACCTACCCGTCGCTGCTGCTGCTCGATGGACCGCACGGCCCCGAGGTGCGCCACATCCTGGAACGCCGCGCCGCGCAGGACGGCGACGTGGAGCGTGTGCGCGCGCTGGCCCTGCAGACCGGTGTCTTTGAACGGACTCGTGAGGAGATCCGCCGTCGCGCCGCGCTGGCAGTAGACGCCTTGCAAAGCTTTGCCCCCTCTGAGGCCAGACACGCGTTGGAGGATCTGGCCCGCCGTGAGATTGAACGGGCGCGCTGA
- a CDS encoding Glu/Leu/Phe/Val family dehydrogenase, whose product MRASGLNWQGLMEQLQQALPHCDVTDQSLAYFKYPKRTVTMNLPVHMDDGSVRVFKGYRTVHSTARGPSMGGMRLKAGLNAHECEVLAAIMTLKAAVADLPLGGAKGGVDVDPLTLSPHETEGLVRRYTSEIVELIGPRTDILAPDVGSDAQIMAWMMDTYNQNTDTTVNGVVVGKPLPLGGSYASKDARGRSAALVTTRVLKEAGRSLHRAPCAVYGFGDVGRKAAQTLAAEGAMVIAVSDQNGATFASGGLDLDALSQHREMFGSVGGFATDITVDELLELDVDVLMLAYDYGAINAGNAHAVRAKYLVEATNRAVLPEAERFLKERGVTVLPDLVASVGGAVVNYLEWVQDASNFFWTEEEIEAAIDERVDAAVDNVMAFMRTHDLDLRTAAYAVALNRLHNATVMRGVYP is encoded by the coding sequence ATGCGGGCATCAGGACTCAACTGGCAGGGCCTTATGGAACAGCTTCAGCAGGCACTGCCCCACTGCGACGTGACCGATCAGTCGCTGGCATATTTCAAGTATCCCAAACGCACCGTCACGATGAACCTGCCGGTGCACATGGACGACGGCTCTGTCAGGGTGTTCAAGGGCTACCGCACGGTCCACAGCACCGCGCGCGGCCCGAGCATGGGCGGGATGCGTCTCAAGGCGGGCCTGAACGCGCACGAATGCGAGGTCCTGGCCGCCATCATGACCCTCAAGGCAGCGGTGGCCGATCTGCCGCTGGGCGGCGCCAAGGGAGGCGTGGACGTCGATCCCCTGACCCTCAGCCCGCATGAGACTGAGGGGCTGGTGCGCCGCTACACCTCCGAGATCGTAGAACTGATCGGGCCGCGCACCGACATCCTGGCTCCCGACGTGGGTAGCGACGCCCAGATCATGGCTTGGATGATGGACACCTACAACCAGAACACAGACACCACGGTCAACGGTGTGGTGGTGGGCAAGCCTCTGCCGCTGGGTGGCAGCTACGCCAGCAAGGACGCGCGCGGGCGCAGCGCCGCCCTGGTTACGACGCGCGTCCTGAAGGAGGCCGGGCGCAGCCTGCACCGCGCTCCATGCGCCGTCTACGGTTTTGGAGACGTGGGACGTAAGGCGGCGCAGACCCTGGCCGCCGAGGGCGCGATGGTGATCGCCGTCAGCGACCAGAACGGGGCGACCTTTGCCAGCGGCGGTCTGGATCTCGACGCTCTGTCGCAGCACCGCGAGATGTTCGGGTCCGTGGGGGGCTTCGCCACCGACATCACCGTGGACGAACTGCTGGAGCTGGATGTGGACGTGTTGATGCTGGCCTACGACTACGGGGCCATCAACGCTGGCAACGCCCACGCAGTGCGTGCCAAATACCTGGTGGAGGCCACCAACCGCGCCGTGTTGCCCGAGGCCGAGCGTTTCCTCAAGGAGCGCGGCGTGACTGTGCTGCCCGATCTGGTCGCCAGTGTGGGCGGCGCGGTGGTTAACTATCTGGAATGGGTGCAGGACGCCAGTAACTTCTTCTGGACAGAAGAGGAAATTGAGGCGGCCATTGACGAGCGCGTGGACGCTGCGGTGGACAATGTGATGGCATTCATGCGGACGCACGATCTGGATTTACGCACCGCCGCCTACGCCGTGGCCCTCAACCGCCTGCACAACGCCACGGTGATGCGTGGAGTCTATCCATGA
- a CDS encoding sensor histidine kinase: MSSEELRWTRQALAEAQQQVRVLSTFAKLTQAASRTSDLETLAQHAQEVLQVNFPGLQAAFYRHLNGRWVAQVTTDGLSEQLRAVLQQGLSLETPSFVQAVEAGEPVFFEDWNAEEQQIPFAGDFRGVALAPYFRDGEPHAMLTVGCGSVEVWTEQQRQLFISVYQALANAQQREIQSDFEERELGLRAFVQMTEAIGVGTDRLEAAGRAHDLLMELLPGWSFGYYELQGELWKALLADVTDPVLLQSLYDGLPADTPAYQAAVQAGGPVFFDHWNAVEQRFDHTESYGAAAFYPYLRRGRPVAMVVIGSQQERVWKPQDRAVFGAVGRSLELALERAWAATELENSYRLLQRSNLELKAANQELEAFAYSASHDLRTPVRHVKGFTELIRRALKGGQPEKAARPLEVLDEAADQMTRMIDAMLELSRSTRQPLLRQDVSLSRLVQDARHDVLDELEGRQIEWRLGALPTVAGDRATLRQVMTNLLSNAVKFTRRTESPVIEVWADEDDDGWTVWIRDNGAGFDPAYQAKLFGPFQRLHLQKDFEGTGIGLATVRRIILRHGGRVAASSSPGQGATFSFTLPREVQDEQLTLGG, from the coding sequence TTGTCGTCTGAGGAATTGCGCTGGACCCGACAGGCGCTGGCCGAGGCCCAGCAGCAGGTCAGGGTTCTGTCCACCTTCGCCAAGCTGACGCAGGCAGCTTCCAGAACTTCAGATCTGGAAACGCTGGCCCAGCACGCGCAGGAGGTATTGCAGGTCAATTTCCCCGGACTCCAGGCAGCCTTCTATCGGCACCTGAATGGACGCTGGGTGGCGCAGGTGACGACGGACGGCCTGTCGGAGCAGCTGCGGGCCGTTCTTCAGCAGGGCCTCTCGCTGGAGACCCCGAGTTTCGTGCAGGCGGTAGAGGCCGGGGAGCCAGTTTTCTTCGAGGACTGGAACGCCGAGGAACAGCAGATTCCGTTCGCAGGGGACTTCCGGGGCGTGGCGCTGGCTCCGTATTTCCGGGACGGAGAGCCTCACGCCATGCTGACCGTGGGGTGCGGCAGCGTGGAGGTATGGACCGAACAGCAGCGGCAACTGTTTATCTCGGTTTATCAGGCCCTGGCCAACGCCCAGCAACGTGAGATCCAGTCGGACTTCGAGGAGCGTGAGCTGGGGCTGCGCGCCTTCGTGCAGATGACCGAGGCCATCGGCGTGGGAACGGACCGTCTGGAAGCCGCCGGGCGCGCCCACGATCTGCTGATGGAACTGCTGCCCGGCTGGTCTTTCGGCTACTACGAGTTGCAGGGTGAGCTGTGGAAGGCGCTGCTGGCCGATGTCACGGACCCCGTGCTGCTCCAGTCGCTGTATGACGGTCTGCCGGCGGACACGCCTGCCTATCAGGCGGCGGTGCAGGCGGGCGGCCCAGTCTTCTTCGACCACTGGAACGCCGTAGAGCAGCGGTTCGATCACACCGAGTCCTACGGCGCGGCAGCGTTCTACCCGTATCTGCGCCGGGGCCGTCCCGTCGCCATGGTGGTGATCGGCTCCCAGCAGGAGCGGGTCTGGAAACCGCAGGACCGTGCGGTCTTCGGGGCGGTGGGCCGCAGCTTGGAATTGGCGCTGGAACGGGCCTGGGCCGCCACTGAACTGGAGAACAGTTACCGCCTGCTGCAGCGCAGCAACCTGGAACTCAAGGCCGCCAACCAGGAGCTGGAGGCCTTCGCCTACAGCGCCTCGCACGATCTGCGGACCCCGGTACGCCACGTCAAGGGCTTTACCGAGCTGATTCGCCGCGCCCTGAAGGGGGGCCAGCCGGAAAAGGCCGCGCGACCCCTGGAAGTGCTGGACGAGGCTGCCGACCAGATGACCCGCATGATCGACGCGATGCTGGAACTGTCGCGCAGCACCCGCCAGCCGCTGCTGCGTCAGGACGTCTCCCTGAGCAGGCTGGTGCAGGACGCCCGGCACGACGTCCTCGACGAGCTCGAAGGACGCCAGATCGAGTGGCGTCTGGGTGCCTTGCCCACCGTGGCGGGAGACCGCGCCACACTGCGCCAGGTCATGACCAACCTGCTGAGCAACGCCGTCAAGTTCACCCGCCGCACCGAAAGCCCCGTCATCGAGGTCTGGGCCGACGAGGACGACGACGGCTGGACGGTCTGGATCAGGGACAACGGTGCGGGCTTCGATCCAGCGTATCAGGCCAAGTTGTTCGGTCCCTTCCAACGCCTGCACCTGCAAAAGGATTTCGAGGGCACTGGCATCGGCCTGGCCACGGTGCGCCGCATCATCCTGCGCCACGGCGGACGCGTTGCGGCCAGCAGTTCACCAGGGCAGGGGGCCACCTTCAGTTTCACCCTGCCCCGGGAAGTGCAGGACGAACAGCTGACGCTGGGAGGCTAG
- a CDS encoding phospholipase D-like domain-containing protein, whose amino-acid sequence MGMGILLFLRVFGVVALLGLMLTLGAGVGVSRLAPNAPPLTLLSGPLSPPDLATLDGLRGAGEKELERDCPEPQAPLDRVLYDHLRGQGAALSCGNAFVRLIHFPNDDFGLSGQAPDPMGGFSVMARQIEGARHEVLLANMLWDDGADSPGVLLAHAVAQLRQAVAQHPERYPQGMTVRLMFGNSVRLDTLLDPTSSVYSAARQLLEAGVPLSNDPVKGFTLELANYTYAYPHNHLKLLVIDGQETAAGGVNISFFHLPASSPGGLDLTDLLLTLRGPVARNTVAAFRDSWLLSRSLRCQEGVTVAALRRDCALVDAGSPYPLFYTAPPESEGNSRAYGLYRRAGYETQDAALPALFAAAQSSIDLMQSQISGTVQCSLSLTAPGGCPFPQEALPVWQAIVGAIRDRGVRVRLLLDYDSLLQVEPLALISGIRAYLKPLGLEDHLQVRWSGTVGGMHTKAALVDDAMLAVGSLNLHFSSFGSRGLNEYTLATSDLTALKAGRQDFDFEWARGKAFALPYWLRP is encoded by the coding sequence ATGGGCATGGGCATACTGCTGTTTCTACGGGTCTTCGGCGTGGTGGCGCTGCTGGGGTTGATGCTAACGCTGGGCGCAGGCGTCGGGGTGTCCCGGCTGGCACCGAATGCCCCGCCCCTGACCCTGTTGAGTGGTCCGTTGTCGCCCCCGGATCTCGCCACGCTGGATGGGCTGAGGGGCGCAGGTGAGAAGGAACTGGAGCGTGACTGCCCCGAGCCCCAGGCTCCGCTTGACCGCGTGCTGTACGACCACCTGCGCGGCCAGGGGGCGGCGCTGAGCTGCGGCAACGCCTTCGTGCGGCTGATCCACTTTCCCAACGACGACTTCGGCCTGAGCGGTCAGGCTCCAGACCCCATGGGCGGCTTTTCCGTGATGGCCCGCCAGATCGAGGGCGCGCGGCACGAGGTTCTGCTGGCGAACATGTTGTGGGACGACGGGGCCGATTCCCCCGGCGTGTTGCTGGCCCACGCCGTCGCCCAGCTGAGGCAGGCGGTGGCCCAGCATCCCGAACGCTACCCGCAGGGCATGACCGTCCGCCTGATGTTCGGCAACAGCGTGCGGCTGGACACCCTGCTTGATCCCACCAGCAGCGTCTACAGCGCTGCGCGGCAGTTGCTGGAGGCCGGGGTGCCGCTCTCGAACGACCCGGTTAAGGGCTTCACCCTGGAACTCGCCAACTACACCTACGCCTATCCGCACAATCACCTCAAGCTCCTGGTGATCGATGGGCAGGAAACGGCGGCGGGTGGGGTTAACATCAGCTTCTTTCACCTGCCGGCCAGCAGCCCTGGCGGCCTGGACCTGACCGACCTGCTGCTGACGCTCAGGGGGCCGGTGGCCCGCAATACGGTGGCCGCCTTTCGCGATTCCTGGCTCCTGAGCCGTTCCCTACGGTGTCAGGAGGGCGTCACCGTCGCCGCCCTGCGCCGGGACTGTGCGCTGGTGGACGCCGGGAGTCCCTACCCGCTGTTCTACACGGCCCCTCCTGAGTCTGAGGGGAATTCGCGTGCCTATGGCCTGTACCGCCGCGCCGGATACGAGACCCAGGACGCGGCCCTGCCCGCCCTGTTTGCGGCTGCCCAGTCCAGCATTGACCTGATGCAGTCGCAGATCAGCGGGACGGTGCAGTGTAGTTTGAGCCTCACCGCGCCGGGAGGCTGTCCCTTTCCGCAGGAGGCCCTTCCGGTCTGGCAGGCCATCGTGGGCGCTATCAGGGACCGGGGCGTACGCGTGCGTCTGTTGCTGGATTACGACTCGCTCCTGCAAGTCGAGCCGCTGGCGCTGATCTCGGGTATCCGGGCCTACCTGAAGCCGCTGGGCCTGGAGGACCACCTGCAGGTTCGCTGGTCCGGCACGGTGGGCGGCATGCATACCAAGGCCGCCCTGGTGGACGACGCCATGCTGGCGGTGGGCAGCCTCAACCTGCATTTCTCGTCGTTTGGCAGCCGTGGCCTGAACGAGTACACGCTGGCGACCAGCGATCTCACCGCCCTGAAAGCTGGTCGGCAGGACTTCGATTTCGAGTGGGCGCGGGGCAAGGCCTTCGCGTTGCCGTACTGGCTGCGGCCCTGA
- a CDS encoding MOSC domain-containing protein, protein MTAPDCQVQSVNVGQPSALHIGPRPQVSGIDKRPLPGRVRVSVDGLAGDHVVDTEHHGGPDQAVYIYTHEDYAHWEAELGRSLPPGIFGENLLVRGLESAAMRVGDQLNIGGPGGVRLEVTAPRIPCAKLAAHVGQPTLVKQFVAVGRPGFYTRVLRGGEVGPGDHVQLTPGPTDAPSIRDLFELWYDPAPDLAKLERYLEFPVAVRVRARMQQLTDRHGALSP, encoded by the coding sequence ATGACCGCCCCAGATTGTCAGGTCCAGAGCGTCAACGTCGGCCAGCCCAGTGCCCTCCACATCGGCCCACGTCCGCAGGTCAGCGGCATCGACAAGCGCCCGCTGCCGGGCCGCGTGCGGGTCAGCGTGGATGGGCTGGCCGGAGACCATGTGGTGGACACCGAGCATCATGGCGGTCCAGATCAGGCCGTGTACATCTATACCCATGAGGACTACGCCCACTGGGAGGCAGAACTGGGCCGCTCACTCCCTCCCGGCATCTTCGGCGAGAACCTGCTGGTGAGGGGGCTGGAATCTGCCGCCATGCGGGTGGGAGACCAGCTGAACATCGGGGGGCCGGGCGGCGTGCGGCTGGAAGTCACCGCGCCGCGCATTCCCTGCGCCAAGCTGGCGGCCCATGTCGGCCAGCCCACGCTGGTCAAGCAATTTGTGGCGGTGGGCCGCCCCGGCTTCTACACCCGTGTGCTGCGCGGCGGCGAGGTGGGGCCGGGAGACCATGTGCAGCTGACCCCCGGCCCCACCGATGCCCCCAGCATCCGCGACCTGTTTGAGCTGTGGTACGACCCTGCTCCCGACCTGGCGAAGCTGGAACGGTATCTTGAGTTCCCTGTGGCCGTGCGCGTGCGCGCCAGGATGCAGCAGCTGACCGACAGGCACGGGGCGCTCAGCCCGTGA